The DNA segment AAGTTATTACATAATCGGATATATAGTTTTCATATACAGTATACTTGATACTGTAGCTGACTTGAGTGATTGCTGCTGCATTTCTCTGTATCTTCCAATACAATGACCATACAGTTTCTGATTCCCTTATTTATTAATCCACAAAGAATGCAACCAATAGTTGGTTATTTCAGTTGtgcattttttgtttcattgaaGTAATTGACTTAatatgtgtgcatatgtgtgtgtgtgtgtgtgtgtgtgtgtgtgtgtgtgtgtgtgtgtgtgtgtgtgtgtgtataccgcttaaattcatgtttattttacatggttgctgttgttgttttgatgtcACTTGTGAGAGTGTATCTGAGTTCAGTGATGTAACCTGACTTCCGCCTTTTGTTTCTGATGATACCTTAGTCAGGAAGCATCAGCTCCATCCCAGTAAGTTGAGCTTCTTCGGGTTTAAAGGTGTACCCCAACATGGaatgtttcatttgaatttcctGAACATGtgatattttatttcctggttATTTCAGTGCTGATGCCTAAAGGAGAGGTACTATTGAATGTGGTCATTTCTTTCAGATGTTTTACCTGTGCTGTTCTCTGAGCTGATAGGCCAGTGGGAATTCAGAGATTAAATGGAAGGAGCAGGAAGTGTTGCGTGTGTCAGTAGCACGGCTTTTGTTCCTTTGTTTGTGGAATCATTTTTCCTCATtggatctgctgctgttgtgatgaaaaatgaattttGACCCTGCAGCTCTCTTCTGCCGCTGTGTCGTCCTTCGCCTCTGCCATGTCTGTTCACCCCCTCACCTCATGACAGCTTCTGACATTTATGTTCAACAGGTTCACAGTCATGGCTCACACATGCATCCACTGGTTCCGTAAGGGACTCAGGTTGCACGACAACCCTGCGCTGCTGGCGGCTCTGAGAGACTGTAAGGTGCTCTACCCCTTGTTCATCGTGGATCCAGACTGTACCTATGGGGGCAACAACCGCAAGAGGTTCCTCTTGGGAGCCCTCAAAGACCTCGACTGCAGTCTCCGGAAACTTAACTCCAGGTACAACATAAATCAATTTATAATCGTGTTGCATTTTCACAATTGTCAAATGATGGCCTGAGCTGGTGAGACTGGCGTCTTTTTGTGTTGCGTTTTCCTCCCTCAGGCTGTTCGTTGTGACGGGAAAGCCAGAGGAAGTGTTCCCCAAGCTGTTCAAAGAGTGGAATGTAACCAAACTGACCTACGAGTACGACACGGAGCCCTACAGTCTGAACCGGGACAGCAAAGTGACTGCACTGGCCAAAGAACATGGTGTCGAAGTCTTCTACAAAGTCTCCCACACGCTTTATGATATGGACAGGTATTACGCCACTGACACCATAGCCACATCATCATTTTCTCTGTTGTCTCTACTGAGTATTTGCCGTCTGTCATGTGTCCATAGGATTATTGAGGAGAACAATGGGAAGACTCCACTTACTTACAAGAGTTTTCAAGGCATAGTCAAGAGGCTTGGCCCACCGAAGAAGCCGATTCCTGCTCCAGTCTTGGGCGACATGAAAGGTAAGTATCTCTCAGTGGAAGTACTTCCATTGAGCACTGTTACAAAATATGAATGTGACGTTTTGGCAGCGATTTGAGGAAACAATATCTTGTCTGTCTAAGATGTGAAGACACCTTGTTCAGAAAAGCATGACGAGAAGTATGGGATTCCTACACTTGAGGATGTTGGCGTAGACGATACTTCACTCTCAGAGGAGCTTTTTCCAGGAGGAGAGCAAGAGGCTCTCAGAAGGctggatgaacacatgagcagaACGGTGAGTGAGCTACTGGTTTGCTCTGAAATGAAGGGTGTGAATTCATCCTGTCACCTTGAATGTTAGCAGTGGAGATTATTTCCTAAACCACTGAATCCCAATCTTTTTTCTGAGTATCCGCAGTTTTACCATTATAAACCTAAGTAACCCCTCTGCTACCCCCACCATATCCTgtagaattacaaaaaaaaaaagttgaaggtAACTCATATCATTTATGCTAAGTGAAAtagtttattgtgttttgtgatgAGCTCctttagggtgctttcacaccaacagcatttggtccgcttgaagcggactagagacccaaactcctgcaggttcggttcgtacgcgctggtgtgaaagcagaccagttagttttggtccgggacaaagaaccgcaccgagacctcctcgaggaggcggtctcggtgcggtcccggcgcggtccgctgctggtgtgaacgttgaccagcctcgctcctgtccgctctgttgtggagaaggctttttggtcggcggcggcttccgtagcaagccgcgcggcacatcacatcacacatgctggccaatcagggttcacttctgtcacccaaaacacactattgtgtgaacagcgccaccaagaggcaggagggtcatagtggatagttcatctgcaaaaacaagtggtgtgaatgtgaaccgaactagttgacagctgcgacgtttatgaataatttatgtccaaaccgaaccactctagcggactagtaggtgtgaaagcacctcTTTGGTTTCACTaatctaaacaaaaaaaaaataccacacATAAAGATGACTTGAATTGTTTTGCTTTGCTACATCTTCATCATATTCACACATTTGATCTGTTCCGTTCTTCTCAGGGGTGGGTCTGTAACTTTGAGAAGCCTCAGACATCTCCGAACTCCCTGAGCCCCAGCACCACAGTTCTCAGTCCATACGTGGCCTTTGGCTGCCTGTCGGCCCGAACCTTCTGGTGGAGGCTCAGTGACGTCTATCGAGGGGTGAGTGTAACACCACAGCACTGGTGCCACTGTAGACACTGATAATGTGATAAGCAATAACTGATCAGCAAATAAGCTAAAGTCTAGTGAGGAACAAATTTGATTTAGATAAAGATACTGATCTTAcgtgtggttgttttttttggggttttttttgcagaaaaagcACTCCGATCCTCCAGTTTCCCTGCATGGCCAGTTGCTCTGGAGAGAATTCTTCTACACTGCCAGCGTGGGTATCCCTAATTTCAACAAGATGGTGGGCAACCATGTGTGCACTCAAGTGGACTGGGACACAAACGCTGAATATCTGGCTGCATGGAGAGAGGTACACAGCTTTAATCAGTGAATAAAGACCTGATGGCATTTGGAAGATGATGGTGATTCACTCTTGTAATGACTGTATCATCACTCACGTAATGGATGTATCATCTAATTTCCTGTGTCGTGGCTAATTCATGCACTGTTTCCCTGGAGGCTCGGACTGGTTTCCCCTTCATTGATGCCATCATGACTCAGCTGAGACGAGAGGGCTGGATCCACCATCTCGCCAGACACGCCGTCGCTTGTTTCCTCACCAGGGGAGATCTGTGGATCAGTTGGGAAGAGGGCCAGAAGGTGCAGAAATTTGGCGTGCACATTTAAGTTCCATGTGCTTAGTTTTGCcttaaaaaaaggattaaaaaaaacaaacatttaaggCTCATATCATGTACTTATATCCATACACATTTTTATAAATTGTTGCAGCAGTTCGTTTTTGAAGTAATGCTAAATTTGTGGACTACAAACAAACCTGTCTCTCCCTGTTTCAACAGGTGTTTGAGGACTATCTGTTAGACCACGACTGGGCTCTGAATGCTGGAAACTGGCAGTGGCTCTCAGCAAGCACCTTCTTCCACCAGTTTTACAGGGTTTACTCCCCTGTCGCTTTTGGGAAGAAGACAGACAAACGTGGAGACTACATCAAGTAAGATCTTTACTCTATTTGGGTCAAATTCTTAGCTCTTTGAATGtgaattgatttttcttttcctgtgtttccagaaagtaccttcctgttttaaagaAGTTCCCAGAACAGTACATCTATGAGCCTTGGAAAGCTCCTCTGAGTGTCCAACGGGCAGCAGGGTGCATTGTGGGTCAAGACTACCCACGTCCCATTGTAGAGCATGAGGTGATAAGTAAGACAAACATTCAGAGGATGAAGCAGGCTTATGCAAAGTCATCCCAAAACAAGTCCGAGTCCCCCATCAAAAAGACGGCCAGCTCAGAATCCCCCGTCAAAAATAAAGGTACTACCAAAAGATATACTTTGATTTTAACTCTCATCTTCACTGATACCAGTTCATGTTTGCAGTAAATACTGCTTTTCAAAcaattttctttctctctgttcttttAGGTGTGAAGCGCAAGATGACGTCTATCGCTGACATGCTTGTGAAGAAAAAGAGCAAAGGCGAGGTGTCATAAGTTTTCTTGCAGTGagagaaaactgcattttcagGTTTTGGTGACTTTCCAATATTGAAGCTCTATTTGCAAGAAATTTACTATgcttttttattgtaaaaacatttcagtggttACAGTTTTATACATGGTTACTTTTATATCTTAACCTTTCAAAATATTAAGAAATAATGTTGGGTTTACATGGGTTAGCTTTCATACAGCATCTTTGCTGCATAGAGGTTGAATCTGATTTTCTCAGGATTAATGACCTTGTCTTGGAAGAACAATACAAATCTGTCACATGACAGATTGAATGTGGTTCTAAGGTTTGGATTCTGTATGGTTTACGCTTGTTTTGTGGTGAAATGAGGTGAGAATGTATGATGTGTAGGCTACAGATTGAAAACTTAAAGTCAACTTTAAAACAGaggtaaagaaacaaacctttaaaactACATTGTAAAGTTTAAGTAAAATAGCTCAGTACAACAGTCTGTTAACAAACGACATTATTTACTTGTATTGTGAATAATCgctattattattaaaaagatGACTGTAGATTCACTCTGTTATTGACCTTTAGAACCATTTCATAAAGAacagttaatttttttctttaaattataaaacatagaagaaataaagaaaaaccattATCTTTGAAGGTTTTCCACAAGATCGATGTAGATAAATTGAAAACTCAAAGTTGAATTTAAACTTCTAAATTAATCGGCagcaggtcaacaacaacagaaactgtACAAAGCGTTCGCATGTTGTTTAGTTAGTTTCCACAAAACCGATCGCACTGTACAGGATTATTACACTTTGTATTTTGGGACATGACATGGTTAGTATGTGAATGGACAAACCAGTTAAACCTTGAAAATAATGACTCAAATGTTTCTATTCagttcaaataaaaacacaaactgcataATTTCCTTTGACAAGATGTTTTAATTGTGCTTTCCATCCATCCGACTTCCTCGTTGCTTTTTCCAATCTCAGGGAACAGAGGCGCAGGAGCCGATTCCAGAGTGGACCAGAATAATTTACAAACTGGAGCACATTCAGGAAAAACCTacagaggaacaggaagaacatgcaagctccataAAGATAGGCCAGCGAGCACAACCTAGGCATCATCTCATCATGAGGGGAGAAGATTAACCACTATAACATTCCGCAGCCTTGTGTTTGCAATTTATTTAATGAATTATGCATTATCACAAACTGCTTTTAAGATAATTTTGtaattctctctcttttttttaataaagcctGAAATCAGTCATGAAGTGGCAATATCCACTAAAACGTTTTCCAAAGAATATTTCAGAGCCTCATTGTCGCCACCAGAGGACAGTAGAGCTCTGTCTCCTCAAACGACATGGACGTTCACTTCACTGTGAGTTAGTTCTTCCATAGATTAAACAAGTGATCAAACTAGACATCAGAAAGATTATTATGGATTAAGTCTGTTGTTGACCTTTAGTTAAGAACATTTCAGAAAGCTTTGTGGACTTTCTAAAATGAATACAAACCTTTTTCCTTGAAATTTTTTACACAAGATCCAAGTAGATAACGCTTGATTTTTCTAAACACTAGGGTTTTAAAAATTAACCTATTCTACAATATTAAATTCAGTGTCTCCTGTGTAACTTTTAATCCCTTCCAAACTAAAACTTCAATGTCATATATATCATCTGCTGGATGTAAGAGATCCACTTtgactcaaaacacacactctgtgaaTATTCAGAGATTCTACATAATCAGTGGTGTCATGATACTGAATGAACTGTTCATCATTTAGTCTATACAGGATAGAAAATCATGCATGTTTACTGTCAGCGAATGCGATTGGctgagctggtgtgtgtgtgtgtgtgtgtgtgtgtggggggggggggggggggggggggcacacagcTGTTCATGGAGGTCAAGTCTTCTCCTGTTTCTGCTTCCTTGGAGTCGACGCTGGTGTGAATATCCAGAGGATGATGTCATAACCTCCGCAGCAGGCCAGACGGTCGCACAAAGCCAAGCTCAGTTTCCAGAGAGACCTGTCAAACATCAAAACACTCTGCTGTCCAACTGTGCATGCATGCTGTGGGTGGCTTAGGGGCCACGCCGCTTGGCGCAGGGCCGTTCGACCAATGAACTCTGACGGACTGAGCTTGGTGGTTCTGGCCCAAATGAAATCACTGACACTGATTACAAATTTATTTGATGTTCAATTTCAACATGTGGCAAATGAGGCAACTTTATAGCAGGAagcttcctttctttcttttttttttttgttctcccgTTTCTGATATGGTGAATGAACTAAATTGGCTCCCAGCCTCAAGACTGACATTAATCTCTGATTAAAATCCCATTTATAACTGCCTCCGCCCTTGTTTGTCCACTGGTGTgccagtctctgtg comes from the Salarias fasciatus chromosome 1, fSalaFa1.1, whole genome shotgun sequence genome and includes:
- the cry5 gene encoding cryptochrome circadian regulator 5, coding for MAHTCIHWFRKGLRLHDNPALLAALRDCKVLYPLFIVDPDCTYGGNNRKRFLLGALKDLDCSLRKLNSRLFVVTGKPEEVFPKLFKEWNVTKLTYEYDTEPYSLNRDSKVTALAKEHGVEVFYKVSHTLYDMDRIIEENNGKTPLTYKSFQGIVKRLGPPKKPIPAPVLGDMKDVKTPCSEKHDEKYGIPTLEDVGVDDTSLSEELFPGGEQEALRRLDEHMSRTGWVCNFEKPQTSPNSLSPSTTVLSPYVAFGCLSARTFWWRLSDVYRGKKHSDPPVSLHGQLLWREFFYTASVGIPNFNKMVGNHVCTQVDWDTNAEYLAAWREARTGFPFIDAIMTQLRREGWIHHLARHAVACFLTRGDLWISWEEGQKVFEDYLLDHDWALNAGNWQWLSASTFFHQFYRVYSPVAFGKKTDKRGDYIKKYLPVLKKFPEQYIYEPWKAPLSVQRAAGCIVGQDYPRPIVEHEVISKTNIQRMKQAYAKSSQNKSESPIKKTASSESPVKNKGVKRKMTSIADMLVKKKSKGEVS